A section of the Amblyomma americanum isolate KBUSLIRL-KWMA chromosome 2, ASM5285725v1, whole genome shotgun sequence genome encodes:
- the LOC144121744 gene encoding sulfotransferase 1B1-like isoform X2, protein MQCKTPRYKIIDGVPRCLSIVPNIFRENLKFRAGEGDVVQSAFPKSGTHWVQFIIQLILREGETITTHEELGKEWRFLEYADIKGWKSTLPLRSFSTHLPLNKGILTKKGKYVYVARNPWDVCVSFYKMASNLSFYEFQDGTFEEFVDVFVNGNFGYGDYFEHVASAYALRDQPNVFFITYEELKEHTSNVILKLAHFLGERFGKALEEDKKQLEQLLYRSSPEYMRGVVVVDFSDNTLPQWQDSFSPEQPTCKEGYEGDRNRYSLVRTAKFGGWKDYFTPELLRRMESRIRECEKSSSFMNLWKDIRAETMRMAFSAC, encoded by the coding sequence ATGCAGTGCAAGACGCCCAGGTACAAGATTATAGACGGAGTACCAAGGTGCTTGAGCATAGTTCCAAACATCTTCAGAGAAAACTTGAAGTTCAGAGCTGGAGAGGGTGACGTCGTGCAGTCTGCATTTCCCAAGAGTGGAACACACTGGGTGCAGTTCATCATTCAGCTTATTCTGAGAGAGGGAGAAACCATCACGACGCACGAAGAACTTGGCAAAGAATGGCGCTTCTTAGAGTACGCTGATATTAAGGGGTGGAAATCCACTTTGCCACTGAGAAGCTTTTCGACACACTTGCCTTTAAATAAAGGCATATTGACTAAAAAAGGCAAGTACGTCTACGTTGCCCGCAATCCCTGGGATGTGTGCGTCTCCTTCTACAAGATGGCTAGCAACCTCAGCTTCTATGAGTTCCAAGACGGTACATTCGAAGAGTTTGTGGATGTATTCGTGAACGGAAATTTTGGTTACGGTGATTACTTTGAACACGTGGCCTCTGCATACGCACTACGAGACCAACCTAATGTGTTCTTTATCACTTACGAGGAACTAAAAGAGCACACTAGCAACGTAATATTAAAGCTGGCGCACTTCTTGGGAGAACGATTTGGCAAGGCCTTAGAAGAGGATAAAAAGCAGCTAGAACAACTGCTGTATCGTTCTAGCCCCGAATACATGCGAGGCGTGGTGGTCGTCGACTTTTCTGACAACACACTGCCCCAATGGCAAGATTCGTTTTCGCCAGAGCAGCCAACCTGCAAGGAAGGCTACGAGGGGGACAGAAACCGATACTCCCTTGTAAGAACCGCCAAGTTTGGAGGCTGGAAAGACTACTTCACACCGGAACTTCTGCGACGAATGGAGTCCAGGATTCGCGAATGCGAGAAATCGTCATCTTTCATGAACCTTTGGAAGGACATCAGAGCTGAGACCATGCGAATGGCTTTCAGCGCGTGCTAA